In the Plodia interpunctella isolate USDA-ARS_2022_Savannah chromosome 6, ilPloInte3.2, whole genome shotgun sequence genome, one interval contains:
- the LOC128670494 gene encoding zinc finger protein 555-like, which translates to MSANKNKPVVDSGLCRCCGNIKKCRLLNVEYEWLGRKEIYSDMFVDCFGLVLSHLDMESSTCLICATCVNRLREACTFRDQVLVCEEKLLQSKMMYDDNVLNDAIDIKQEMEGDPDSDHHCPDDGQIENCEVVEIKEEQAQQARSNIKVVVKKKLVRTDSDDHVRVKKGSDDGYVDNVVEIKAEPPQEVRRKVKVVPKKKLFRKVSADEMKAKTELFQRIKKLRSKIDTMKNVDPSVNIHVKPLPVRKSVDKEVNTLHNAVTIVQNSFVCPFLNTFSDFNCMYCKEMFTEPDKLREHTLTHDPSGYEDSLCDNKTPQIDITRIDCRLCPIRITTIEDFKNHIVTHGKTIYTDSDNEFLQFRLKVGKMTCVECDTSFGYFHGLKRHMAEHFGTHICELCGAHYFDQHGLTMHLKSHEEKTDFPCDQCDRIFKSKHGRNYHVTHMHDKPQYPCYKCDEILFSYSKRYRHMIDVHGETRSFPCEHCDRVYDSRKGLREHNRRTHLKVLKHECTICDKKFYQPSALKDHMTSHTGERNFRCEYCGKTYPRMRALRVHLQSHDSEKKYKCNLCSAAYTQANNLKNHMKTKHQNFDIKDDLE; encoded by the coding sequence ATGAGtgctaacaaaaataaaccagTTGTGGATTCAGGTTTATGCCGTTGCTGCggaaatataaagaaatgtcGCTTGTTGAACGTCGAATATGAGTGGCTAGGCcgaaaagaaatttattctGATATGTTTGTGGATTGTTTCGGACTTGTGCTATCCCATTTGGATATGGAGTCGTCTACCTGTCTGATATGTGCAACATGTGTGAATCGTTTACGAGAAGCATGCACATTCAGGGACCAAGTTCTGGTGTGTGAGGAGAAACTGTTGCAGTCCAAAATGATGTATGATGATAATGTATTAAATGACGCAATAGATATCAAACAAGAAATGGAAGGAGACCCTGATTCTGATCATCATTGTCCGGATGACGGACAAATAGAAAATTGTGAAGttgtagaaataaaagaagaacAGGCACAACAAGCAAGAAGTAACATTAAAGTAGTTgtgaaaaagaaattggtGAGGACAGATTCTGACGACCATGTGAGGGTGAAAAAAGGTTCTGATGATGGATATGTAGACAATGTTGTCGAAATTAAAGCTGAACCTCCACAAGAGGTAAGAAGAAAAGTCAAAGTAGTtccaaaaaagaaattgttcaGGAAAGTTTCTGCTGATGAAATGAAGGCAAAAACAGAACTGTTCCAGAGGATCAAAAAGCTGAGGTCCAAGATAGACACTATGAAGAATGTTGATCCATCAGTAAATATTCATGTAAAACCATTGCCAGTTCGAAAGTCAGTGGATAAAGAAGTCAATACTCTCCATAATGCAGTTACCATTGTGCAAAATTCTTTTGTTTGTCCTTTCTTAAACACATTCAGTgattttaattgtatgtacTGCAAAGAAATGTTTACTGAGCCAGACAAACTCAGGGAACACACACTCACTCATGACCCAAGTGGTTATGAAGATTCTTTGTGTGATAATAAAACACCACAAATTGATATAACTAGAATTGATTGTCGATTATGTCCAATCAGAATCACAACCATAgaagatttcaaaaatcatatAGTCACTCAtggaaaaactatttatacaGATTCAGATAatgaatttttacaatttagaCTGAAAGTAGGGAAAATGACTTGTGTCGAATGTGATACAAGTTTTGGTTATTTTCATGGTTTAAAGAGACACATGGCGGAACATTTTGGGACTCATATATGTGAGTTGTGTGGTGCACATTACTTTGACCAACATGGATTAACTATGCACTTGAAAAGTCATGAAGAAAAGACAGATTTTCCTTGTGATCAATGTGACAGAATATTCAAATCTAAACATGGTAGAAACTACCATGTGACACACATGCATGATAAACCTCAGTATCCTTGTTATAAGTgtgatgaaatattattttcttattcaaaAAGATACAGGCATATGATTGATGTTCATGGTGAAACACGTTCATTTCCCTGTGAACATTGTGATAGAGTTTATGACAGTAGAAAAGGTCTCAGAGAGCATAATAGAAGAACACACTTAAAGGTTTTAAAACATGAATGTAcaatttgtgataaaaaattcTACCAACCTTCAGCATTAAAAGATCATATGACGTCACATACAGGAGAAAGAAACTTTAGATGTGAATATTGTGGAAAAACATACCCTAGGATGAGGGCTTTACGAGTGCATTTGCAATCTCATGACAGTGAAAAAAAGTACAAGTGTAATTTGTGTAGTGCAGCATATACACaagcaaataatttaaaaaatcatatgaaAACCAAGCatcaaaattttgatataaaggATGATCTTGAATAa